One window from the genome of Nicotiana sylvestris chromosome 9, ASM39365v2, whole genome shotgun sequence encodes:
- the LOC104233319 gene encoding uncharacterized protein has translation METVKCIIEDLNNDHFSILVDESRDVSCKEQMAIILRYVDRRGSVMERFIGIVHVRETITLSLKNGIIGLLAQHSLSPSSIRGQCYDGASNMQGDINELKILMQKESKGAHSIHCFAHQLQLTLVAVSKRCDEVQELLLVVSDILNMVRSYFKRRDELREFQVEEIEEALRKSELETGRGLNQELGLARARDTRWGSHFKSFNNFILMLGPIIDVLDAIAVNARFEEKCKAKGYLKACLTFEIVFMLHFMRTILAITNELNVAFQKKEQDIANAMILVRVEKDRLQLLREKGWASLIDEVSKFCIKYDILIPNFDEPYVILRRSRRRVAEYNFFHHYHAVVFCKIIDWQFQELNNRFDEVKTELLLRVACLNPVNSFSSFDIEKILRLAKLYTDDFDKYSIVDLHFQLENYIVDVRDHDNRFFDLKDLLLRLRLKELSQQ, from the exons ATGGAAACAGTTAAATGTATCATTGAGGATCTAAATAATGATCACTTTTCCATATTAGTTGATGAATCTCGTGATGTGTCATGTAAGGAGCAAATGGCTATTATTTTGAGGTATGTTGATAGAAGGGGAAGTGTGATGGAGCGATTTATTGGTATTGTTCATGTTCGTGAAACTATTACTTTGTCTCTAAAGAATGGAATTATTGGTTTACTTGCTCAACATTCTTTAAGTCCATCTTCCATACGGGGACAATGTTACGATGGAGCAAGCAATATGCAAGGTGATATAAATGAGCTTAAAATCTTGATGCAAAAAGAAAGTAAAGGTGCCCATTCTATTCATTGTTTTGCTCATCAGCTTCAACTAACTCTTGTTGCAGTGTCTAAAAGATGTGATGAAGTGCAAGAACTTTTATTGGTTGTTTCCGATATCTTAAATATGGTGAGATCTTATTTCAAGCGTAGAGATGAACTTCGCGAATTTCAAgtggaagaaattgaagaagcaTTACGTAAAAGTGAGCTTGAAACTGGTAGGGGCTTAAATCAAGAATTAGGTCTTGCTAGAGCTAGAGATACTCGATGGGGTTCTCACTtcaaatcctttaacaattttaTTCTTATGTTAGGCCCTATCATTGATGTACTTGATGCAATTGCTGTTAATGCACGTTTTGAAGAAAAGTGTAAGGCAAAGGGATACCTTAAAGCATGTTTAACATTTGAGATTGTCTTCATGTTGCATTTTATGCGCACTATTTTAGCAATCACAAATGAGCTTAATGTTGCCTTTCAAAAGAAAGAGCAAGATATTGCAAATGCTATGATACTTGTTAGAGTGGAAAAAGATCGATTGCAACTTCTAAGAGAGAAAGGTTGGGCTTCACTTATTGATGAGGTATCTAAGTTTTGTATCAAATATGACATATTGATACCTAACTTTGATGAACCTTATGTTATCCTTAGAAGATCACGTCGTAGAGTTGCAGAGTACAATTTTTTTCATCACTACCATGCTGTAGTATTCTGTAAAATTATTGACTGGCAATTTCAAGAACTCAATAACCGCTTTGATGAGGTGAAAACTGAATTGCTTCTTAGAGTTGCTTGCTTGAACCCAGTTAactctttttcaagttttgacatTGAAAAGATATTGAGATTAGCGAAGCTATATACTGATGATTTTGATAAATATTCTATAGTTGACCTTCATTTTCAGCTTGAGAATTACATTGTTGATGTCAGAGATCATGACAACAGGTTTTTCGATCTTAAGGACTTG TTGTTACGGCTACGATTGAAAGAGCTTTCTCAGCAATGA